In Paraconexibacter algicola, the following proteins share a genomic window:
- a CDS encoding J domain-containing protein, with the protein MDPYAVLGLTADASDEDVARAYKELAKQWHPDLPGAGGAASHARMAQINAAYDAIRSAGEEPDRPAAPEPPRRRPAPGSWLSERVREALPPELLGALHPFEDVRLVARPSTWQSPQVVLAVTAGRLLWAPVHTFSPRVHVLRLADVAEVGHRVRRPLRRRAVVRLVTHAGRKLSFGDLEPDAAALIERNVADGMEPRAVRDDDDAQRATG; encoded by the coding sequence TTGGATCCCTACGCCGTCCTCGGCCTCACCGCCGACGCGAGCGACGAGGACGTCGCCCGCGCCTACAAGGAGCTCGCGAAGCAGTGGCACCCGGACCTCCCGGGGGCCGGGGGCGCGGCGTCCCACGCCCGGATGGCGCAGATCAACGCGGCCTACGACGCGATCCGCTCGGCCGGCGAGGAGCCCGACCGTCCCGCCGCACCCGAGCCGCCGCGACGGCGCCCCGCGCCGGGCAGCTGGCTGTCGGAGCGCGTGCGCGAGGCGCTGCCGCCCGAGCTGCTCGGCGCGCTGCACCCGTTCGAGGACGTGCGCCTCGTCGCCCGGCCGTCGACCTGGCAGAGCCCGCAGGTCGTCCTCGCGGTGACCGCGGGCCGGCTGCTCTGGGCGCCGGTGCACACGTTCAGCCCGCGCGTCCACGTGCTGCGGCTCGCCGACGTGGCCGAGGTCGGCCACCGCGTCCGTCGGCCGCTGCGTCGCCGCGCGGTCGTCCGGCTCGTCACCCACGCCGGGCGCAAGCTCTCCTTCGGGGACCTCGAGCCGGACGCCGCCGCGCTGATCGAGCGCAACGTCGCCGACGGGATGGAGCCGCGCGCCGTCCGCGACGACGACGACGCGCAGCGCGCTACCGGTTGA
- the trhA gene encoding PAQR family membrane homeostasis protein TrhA has product MVSTRPGPTPLPSSAPQDPPKPRLRGVFHQWSFFAAVVFGVLLVGAADSTRATVGASIYAAGVCGLFGISALYHRRTWAPAQRRWMRRADHAMIFVFIAATYTPIALLVLSEPLQTIILAIIWACAAGGVALQLIWVDAPKTVQAPIYIAMGWVSIATMPQILDRLGVLSVVGLAVGGVLYTAGAIVYARGRPDPRPLVFGYHEIFHVAVVLAALCHYAVIAFAVLPRG; this is encoded by the coding sequence GTGGTCAGCACGCGTCCCGGTCCCACCCCGCTGCCGTCCTCGGCGCCGCAGGACCCGCCGAAGCCCCGGCTGCGCGGGGTCTTCCACCAGTGGTCGTTCTTCGCGGCGGTCGTGTTCGGCGTCCTGCTCGTCGGCGCGGCCGACTCCACGCGCGCCACGGTCGGTGCGTCGATCTACGCGGCGGGCGTCTGCGGCCTGTTCGGCATCAGCGCCCTGTACCACCGCCGCACGTGGGCGCCCGCGCAGCGGCGCTGGATGCGCCGGGCCGACCACGCGATGATCTTCGTGTTCATCGCCGCGACGTACACGCCGATCGCGCTACTGGTCCTCAGCGAGCCGCTGCAGACGATCATCCTCGCGATCATCTGGGCGTGCGCGGCGGGCGGGGTCGCGCTGCAGCTCATCTGGGTCGACGCGCCGAAGACGGTGCAGGCCCCGATCTACATCGCGATGGGCTGGGTGTCGATCGCGACGATGCCGCAGATCCTCGACCGGCTCGGCGTGCTGAGCGTGGTCGGGCTCGCGGTCGGCGGCGTGCTCTACACCGCCGGCGCGATCGTCTACGCGCGCGGGCGCCCGGACCCGCGGCCGCTGGTCTTCGGCTACCACGAGATCTTCCACGTCGCCGTGGTGCTCGCGGCGCTCTGCCACTACGCGGTCATCGCGTTCGCCGTGCTGCCGCGCGGCTGA
- a CDS encoding DHA2 family efflux MFS transporter permease subunit, with translation MTTDAPTPARSRSAILAIASGAGFLAFLDTTIVNTTFPDIAASFPEAGRSELSWILDAYFIVIAALLVPAGLLADRVGRKRAFLVGVVLFGVTSLLCAIAPTWETLVAARVLQGVAAAIIAPVSLALVLPEFPREERATAVGIWGAAAALAAACGPPLGGLLVEVADWRWIFLVNLPVTALLVVLGARVLRESRDEHASGRPDLLGAAIAVVGLGALALALVEGREWGWTGAESAASFAIATVALAVVVRRCLTHPVPVIDPALMRIRSFRLGSIGTLLVATAFFSVILGNILFLTQIWGYSVLDAGLGTVPGPLATVVVSGPAGRLADRFGHRAVIVPGCLVYVAALLVLGSAPAEPDYVGHWLPGMVLNGIAIGLVFPTFGAAAVADVPADRFGAASAINGAFRQFGAVIGTALLVAVVGEPAPADALDAAHRGYLVAIVAVLLAAGVALLLRRVPAPATPQPRGSTANAMTA, from the coding sequence ATGACGACCGACGCACCGACACCCGCCCGCAGCCGGTCCGCGATCCTCGCGATCGCCTCCGGCGCCGGCTTCCTGGCGTTCCTCGACACGACGATCGTCAACACGACGTTCCCCGACATCGCCGCCTCCTTCCCGGAGGCCGGCCGCTCCGAGCTGTCGTGGATCCTCGACGCCTACTTCATCGTCATCGCCGCCCTGCTCGTGCCCGCCGGGCTCCTCGCCGACCGCGTCGGCCGCAAGCGCGCGTTCCTCGTCGGCGTCGTGCTGTTCGGCGTCACGAGCCTCCTCTGCGCGATCGCCCCGACCTGGGAGACGCTCGTCGCCGCCCGCGTCCTGCAGGGGGTCGCCGCCGCGATCATCGCCCCGGTCTCGCTCGCGCTCGTGCTGCCGGAGTTCCCGCGCGAGGAGCGGGCCACCGCCGTGGGCATCTGGGGCGCCGCGGCCGCGCTCGCCGCCGCCTGCGGCCCCCCGCTGGGCGGCCTGCTCGTCGAGGTCGCCGACTGGCGCTGGATCTTCCTCGTCAACCTCCCGGTCACCGCGCTGCTCGTCGTCCTCGGTGCCCGCGTGCTGCGCGAGTCGCGCGACGAGCACGCCAGCGGCCGCCCCGATCTCCTCGGGGCCGCGATCGCGGTCGTCGGCCTCGGGGCCCTCGCCCTCGCGCTCGTCGAGGGCCGCGAATGGGGCTGGACCGGCGCCGAGAGCGCCGCGTCGTTCGCGATCGCCACCGTCGCGCTGGCCGTCGTCGTGCGGCGCTGCCTGACCCACCCGGTCCCCGTGATCGACCCCGCGCTGATGCGCATCCGCTCGTTCCGGCTCGGCAGCATCGGGACGCTGCTCGTCGCCACCGCCTTCTTCAGCGTGATCCTCGGGAACATCCTGTTCCTCACGCAGATCTGGGGCTACAGCGTCCTCGACGCCGGACTGGGCACCGTGCCCGGCCCGCTCGCCACCGTCGTCGTCTCCGGGCCCGCCGGCCGGCTTGCCGACCGCTTCGGGCACCGCGCCGTCATCGTCCCGGGCTGCCTCGTCTACGTCGCCGCCCTGCTCGTGCTCGGCTCCGCGCCGGCCGAGCCCGACTACGTCGGCCACTGGCTGCCGGGCATGGTCCTCAACGGCATCGCGATCGGGCTCGTCTTCCCGACCTTCGGGGCCGCCGCCGTCGCCGACGTGCCCGCCGACCGCTTCGGTGCGGCGAGCGCCATCAACGGCGCCTTCCGCCAGTTCGGCGCCGTCATCGGGACCGCGCTGCTCGTCGCCGTCGTCGGGGAGCCTGCGCCCGCCGACGCGCTCGACGCCGCCCACCGCGGCTACCTCGTGGCGATCGTCGCCGTCCTCCTCGCGGCCGGCGTCGCGCTGCTGCTGCGGCGCGTCCCCGCGCCCGCGACCCCTCAGCCGCGCGGCAGCACGGCGAACGCGATGACCGCGTAG
- a CDS encoding winged helix-turn-helix transcriptional regulator, whose protein sequence is MRHDELFETNCAISRTAGILGERWMISILRAAFFRCRTFEEYQRATGVARNILTDRLNRLVDVGVLERRAYEEHARRTLHEYRLTEAGMDLYPAIAMLMAWGNKHAGFVHGPPVELVHDGCGRVTEPVVTCSCCGEPLDPREVTPRPGPGATKLAPPLGTVGADAAG, encoded by the coding sequence GTGCGACACGACGAGCTCTTCGAGACCAACTGCGCCATCTCGCGCACCGCGGGCATCCTCGGGGAGCGCTGGATGATCAGCATCCTGCGCGCCGCGTTCTTCCGCTGCCGCACGTTCGAGGAGTACCAGCGCGCCACCGGCGTCGCGCGGAACATCCTCACCGACCGCCTCAACCGGCTCGTCGACGTCGGCGTGCTCGAGCGCCGCGCCTACGAGGAGCACGCGCGCCGCACGCTGCACGAGTACCGGCTCACCGAGGCCGGCATGGACCTCTACCCCGCGATCGCGATGCTCATGGCCTGGGGGAACAAGCACGCCGGGTTCGTGCACGGCCCGCCCGTCGAGCTGGTGCACGACGGCTGCGGCCGGGTGACCGAGCCGGTGGTGACGTGCTCGTGCTGCGGCGAGCCGCTCGACCCGCGCGAGGTCACCCCCCGCCCCGGCCCCGGGGCGACGAAGCTCGCCCCGCCGCTCGGCACGGTGGGCGCCGACGCGGCCGGCTGA
- a CDS encoding TetR/AcrR family transcriptional regulator, giving the protein MSQRHAQQLDHTRTDPADDPYLDAVRACVMAVGVRRTTATDVARRAGVSRMTLYRRFEDVAAMIAALMTREFTGVVRDAALAAAHLEPARARLVRAAVQGAEDIASNDLWRRILDIDPELVLPYVTQRLGGVQEAGLAMLAVQVQAGIDDGSIRDEDPARLAATIELTLRGHVLAAHAYTAPERARTCQELERMLDGYLRPDPPTTTGGR; this is encoded by the coding sequence ATGTCACAGCGTCACGCACAGCAGCTGGACCACACCCGGACCGACCCGGCCGACGACCCGTACCTCGACGCCGTCCGCGCCTGCGTCATGGCCGTCGGCGTGCGCCGCACGACCGCCACCGACGTCGCCCGCCGCGCCGGCGTCAGCCGGATGACGCTCTACCGCCGCTTCGAGGACGTCGCGGCGATGATCGCCGCACTCATGACCCGCGAGTTCACCGGCGTCGTCCGCGACGCCGCGCTCGCCGCCGCCCACCTCGAGCCCGCCCGCGCCCGCCTCGTGCGCGCCGCCGTGCAGGGCGCCGAGGACATCGCCTCCAACGACCTCTGGCGGCGCATCCTCGACATCGACCCCGAGCTCGTCCTCCCCTACGTCACCCAGCGCCTGGGCGGCGTGCAGGAGGCCGGCCTCGCGATGCTCGCCGTCCAGGTCCAGGCCGGCATCGACGACGGCTCGATCCGCGACGAGGACCCGGCGCGGCTGGCGGCGACGATCGAGCTGACCCTCCGCGGTCACGTCCTGGCCGCCCACGCGTACACGGCGCCCGAGCGCGCCCGCACCTGCCAGGAGCTCGAGCGGATGCTCGACGGCTACCTGCGCCCCGACCCGCCGACCACCACCGGAGGCCGCTGA
- a CDS encoding glycerol-3-phosphate dehydrogenase/oxidase, with protein MHRPERSPHLDADRRRRDLDALADGHEVDVLVVGGGITGAGVALDAATRGLSVALVERHDLAHGTSRWSTKLVHGGLRYLATGDVGVAWESATERARIVETIAPHLVRPLPFTVPLTPDISRTEAALTATGLRLGDAMRAAAGTSAKQLPRTRRITAAEALRWAPALDPDGLRGAYLHWDAQLEDDARLVVAVARTAAAHGARIVTYAEVEQVRSGGATVRDTLTGDRFALRARHVVNATGVWSDTLHPGLALRPSAGAHLLVPAARLGDPAASVSVPVPGAFGRFVFLHPRPDGLVLVGLTDEAHAGPIPDEPAVTAQDEAFLLQTVSRALATPLGPQDVVGRFAGLRPLLDLGAADGATADVSRRHAVLEDATTGLVTVVGGKLTTYRRMAQDAVDVIAARPGVAAGPCRTAALPLVGAPPAGSAVARGDLPARLPRRYGTEAAAVAALADGRPELLRPLVPEVPVTGAELLFAARSEGAMTLADVLDRRTRAGLVPAWRDALHDAAARLLPQLAATVPATAPRARVGA; from the coding sequence ATGCACCGCCCCGAGCGCTCCCCCCACCTCGACGCCGACCGCCGCCGCCGCGACCTCGACGCGCTCGCCGACGGGCACGAGGTCGACGTCCTCGTCGTCGGCGGCGGCATCACCGGCGCCGGCGTCGCCCTCGACGCCGCCACCCGCGGGCTCAGCGTGGCGCTCGTCGAGCGCCACGACCTCGCGCACGGGACCTCGCGCTGGTCGACGAAGCTCGTGCACGGCGGCCTGCGCTACCTGGCCACCGGGGACGTCGGCGTGGCCTGGGAGTCCGCCACCGAGCGCGCGCGGATCGTCGAGACGATCGCCCCGCACCTCGTGCGGCCGCTGCCGTTCACCGTCCCGCTGACCCCCGACATCTCCCGGACCGAGGCGGCGCTCACCGCCACCGGGCTGCGGCTCGGCGACGCGATGCGCGCGGCCGCCGGCACCAGCGCCAAGCAGCTGCCGCGCACCCGCCGGATCACCGCCGCCGAGGCCCTGCGCTGGGCGCCGGCCCTCGATCCCGACGGGCTCCGCGGGGCGTACCTGCACTGGGACGCGCAGCTCGAGGACGACGCCCGGCTGGTCGTCGCGGTCGCCCGCACGGCGGCGGCGCACGGCGCGCGGATCGTCACCTACGCGGAGGTCGAGCAGGTCCGCTCCGGCGGCGCGACCGTGCGCGACACGCTCACCGGCGACCGGTTCGCGCTGCGCGCCCGGCACGTCGTCAACGCCACCGGCGTCTGGTCGGACACCCTGCACCCGGGCCTCGCCCTGCGCCCGAGCGCCGGCGCGCACCTGCTCGTCCCGGCCGCACGCCTGGGCGACCCGGCCGCGTCGGTGTCGGTGCCCGTGCCCGGGGCGTTCGGCCGCTTCGTCTTCCTGCACCCGCGGCCCGACGGGCTCGTGCTCGTCGGCCTCACCGACGAGGCGCACGCCGGCCCGATCCCGGACGAGCCGGCGGTCACCGCGCAGGACGAGGCCTTCCTGCTGCAGACCGTCTCGCGCGCGCTCGCCACCCCGCTGGGCCCGCAGGACGTCGTCGGGCGCTTCGCCGGGCTGCGCCCGCTGCTCGACCTCGGCGCAGCGGACGGCGCCACCGCCGACGTCTCGCGCCGCCACGCGGTCCTCGAGGACGCGACGACCGGCCTGGTGACCGTCGTCGGCGGCAAGCTCACCACCTACCGGCGCATGGCCCAGGACGCGGTCGACGTGATCGCGGCCCGGCCGGGCGTCGCCGCCGGGCCGTGCCGGACCGCGGCGCTGCCCCTCGTCGGCGCGCCCCCTGCCGGGTCGGCGGTCGCGCGCGGCGACCTGCCCGCGCGGCTGCCGCGTCGCTACGGCACCGAGGCCGCCGCGGTCGCCGCGCTCGCCGACGGGCGCCCGGAGCTGCTGCGGCCGCTCGTGCCCGAGGTGCCGGTCACCGGGGCGGAGTTGCTGTTCGCCGCCCGCAGCGAGGGCGCGATGACGCTCGCCGACGTGCTGGACCGGCGGACCCGCGCGGGCCTCGTCCCGGCCTGGCGCGACGCGCTGCACGACGCCGCCGCCCGGCTGCTGCCGCAGCTCGCCGCCACCGTCCCGGCGACCGCGCCGCGCGCGCGGGTCGGCGCATGA
- a CDS encoding FAD-binding oxidoreductase — MSTDTAVPAVTAITERSVTPVGTGPAADPTAPRMRFWGWGTDGHDEPLPAGALELLRRELGDAAADATPRPPVALEDVRLPAATLTDQARAALVAAVGEAHVRDDHATRVLHAAGKSYPDLVRLRAGTVPSAPDAVVYPGDHDEVAAVLAACAEHGVAAVPFGGGTSVVGGVEALRGPDHAAVVTVDLARLSFVREVDARSQLATVGAGTTGPEVERLLAEHGLTLGHYPQSFEFSTLGGWVATRSAGQASTGYGRIDDLVAGLRVATPSGTIATSAVPGTAAGPDLRELLVGSEGTLGVITEVTVRVRPRPTTARYEVWALPDLAAGIETLRELRQAGIAPAVSRLSDEEETRLQLAMAGDSSTAKIGRAYLAARGRAHGCTLTLGFEGGADGVADQRARVHPVVRHHGGVALGSRAGEKWRDGRFHGPYLRDELLTRRVLVDTLETATTWGDLLDLYRAVGAAIRRALRDRGTPPLVMCHVSHVYATGASLYFTFVAAQEDGAELEQWHAVKAAAGDAIAAAGGTITHHHAIGRDHAPWLGAEVGPLGLDLLRAAKARLDPTGVLNPGKLVDAGPLPGAG, encoded by the coding sequence ATGAGCACCGACACCGCCGTCCCGGCGGTCACCGCGATCACCGAGCGATCGGTCACGCCGGTCGGGACCGGCCCGGCCGCCGATCCCACCGCGCCGCGGATGCGGTTCTGGGGCTGGGGCACCGACGGCCACGACGAGCCGCTGCCCGCGGGGGCGCTCGAGCTCCTGCGCCGCGAGCTCGGGGACGCCGCCGCCGACGCGACCCCACGGCCCCCCGTTGCGCTCGAGGACGTCCGGCTCCCGGCCGCGACGCTGACCGACCAGGCGCGAGCGGCGCTCGTCGCGGCGGTCGGCGAGGCGCACGTGCGCGACGACCACGCCACGCGGGTCCTGCACGCCGCGGGCAAGAGCTACCCGGACCTCGTGCGGCTGCGCGCGGGCACGGTGCCGTCCGCCCCGGACGCGGTCGTCTACCCGGGCGACCACGACGAGGTCGCGGCGGTCCTGGCGGCGTGCGCGGAGCACGGCGTCGCCGCGGTGCCGTTCGGCGGCGGCACGAGCGTGGTCGGCGGCGTCGAGGCGCTGCGCGGCCCCGACCACGCGGCCGTGGTCACGGTCGACCTCGCGCGGCTCTCGTTCGTGCGGGAGGTCGACGCGCGCTCGCAGCTGGCGACGGTCGGCGCCGGGACGACGGGCCCGGAGGTCGAGCGGCTGCTCGCCGAGCACGGCCTGACGCTCGGCCACTACCCGCAGAGCTTCGAGTTCTCGACCCTCGGCGGCTGGGTCGCGACCCGTTCCGCCGGCCAGGCATCGACCGGGTACGGCCGCATCGACGACCTCGTCGCGGGCCTGCGCGTGGCGACCCCGTCGGGCACGATCGCCACCTCGGCCGTGCCCGGGACGGCCGCGGGCCCCGACCTGCGCGAGCTGCTGGTCGGCAGCGAGGGGACGCTCGGGGTCATCACCGAGGTCACCGTGCGCGTGCGGCCGCGCCCCACGACGGCGCGCTACGAGGTCTGGGCGCTCCCCGACCTCGCGGCCGGGATCGAGACGCTGCGCGAGCTGCGCCAGGCGGGGATCGCCCCGGCCGTGTCGCGGCTCTCCGACGAGGAGGAGACGCGCCTGCAGCTCGCGATGGCGGGCGACTCGTCGACGGCGAAGATCGGCCGGGCCTACCTCGCCGCGCGCGGACGCGCGCACGGCTGCACGCTGACGCTCGGCTTCGAGGGCGGCGCCGACGGCGTGGCCGACCAGCGCGCCCGGGTCCACCCGGTCGTCCGCCACCACGGCGGCGTGGCGCTCGGCTCGCGGGCCGGCGAGAAGTGGCGCGACGGCCGCTTCCACGGCCCGTACCTGCGCGACGAGCTGCTGACGCGCCGCGTCCTGGTCGACACGCTGGAGACGGCGACGACCTGGGGCGACCTCCTCGACCTGTACCGGGCGGTCGGCGCGGCGATCCGCCGCGCGCTGCGCGACCGTGGCACCCCGCCCCTGGTCATGTGCCACGTCTCCCACGTGTACGCGACCGGCGCGAGCCTGTACTTCACGTTCGTCGCCGCCCAGGAGGACGGGGCCGAGCTCGAGCAGTGGCACGCCGTGAAGGCGGCGGCGGGCGACGCGATCGCGGCGGCCGGCGGCACGATCACCCACCACCACGCGATCGGCCGCGACCACGCCCCGTGGCTGGGCGCCGAGGTCGGGCCGCTCGGGCTCGATCTTCTGCGGGCGGCGAAGGCCCGCCTGGACCCGACGGGGGTGCTGAACCCGGGCAAGCTCGTCGACGCCGGGCCGCTTCCGGGCGCGGGCTGA
- a CDS encoding M28 family peptidase has protein sequence MIDRDGLRGTVELLAAIERPSASDGERRAATWIADRLREAGCAVEVDEETAYGGYARSLAGQSAVGLLAAGLAATPRPRTRALGAALGVVATAGIVEEVSNGPQLFRRLTMRRRPTQNVVAVTGDAEADRTLVVLAHHDAASTGLVFDQSGHRAFAARFPGVVERIDTSLPLWWPVVAGPLLAVAGALGGRPRLARAGVGLGALSVLTFVDIERSPTVPGANDNLTAVAALLALAAALRERPVDGLCVMLVSCGAEESLQGGIRAFAARRFPTLDPDRTAVLNLDTIGSPHLVMLEGEGPFVMEDYTDPAWRDRVAAVAERIGVPLRRGLRARTSTDSVITSRGGYPTATIASVDDTKALSNYHLMSDTAANVDYDTVADATALAEALVRDLAAERPAA, from the coding sequence ATGATCGACCGGGACGGCCTGCGCGGGACGGTGGAGCTGCTCGCCGCGATCGAGCGGCCGTCGGCCTCCGACGGCGAGCGCCGCGCCGCGACCTGGATCGCCGACCGGCTGCGCGAGGCGGGCTGCGCGGTCGAGGTCGACGAGGAGACCGCCTACGGCGGCTACGCCCGCTCGCTCGCCGGGCAGAGCGCCGTCGGCCTGCTCGCCGCCGGGCTCGCGGCCACGCCCCGCCCGCGGACGCGGGCCCTCGGGGCCGCCCTCGGCGTCGTCGCGACCGCCGGGATCGTCGAGGAGGTCAGCAACGGACCGCAGCTGTTCCGCCGCCTGACGATGCGCCGCCGGCCCACGCAGAACGTCGTCGCCGTCACCGGCGACGCGGAGGCCGACCGCACGCTCGTCGTGCTCGCCCACCACGACGCCGCCTCCACCGGTCTCGTCTTCGACCAGTCCGGCCACCGTGCGTTCGCCGCCCGCTTCCCCGGCGTCGTCGAGCGCATCGACACCTCGCTGCCGCTGTGGTGGCCGGTCGTCGCCGGGCCGCTGCTCGCCGTCGCCGGCGCGCTCGGCGGCCGCCCGCGTCTCGCCCGCGCGGGCGTCGGCCTCGGCGCGCTGTCGGTCCTGACCTTCGTCGACATCGAGCGCAGCCCGACCGTCCCGGGGGCCAACGACAACCTCACCGCGGTCGCGGCGCTGCTCGCCCTCGCCGCCGCGCTGCGCGAGCGCCCCGTCGACGGGCTGTGCGTGATGCTCGTCAGCTGCGGGGCGGAGGAGAGCCTCCAGGGCGGCATCCGGGCGTTCGCCGCCCGCCGCTTCCCGACACTCGACCCGGACCGGACCGCGGTGCTGAACCTCGACACGATCGGCTCGCCGCACCTCGTGATGCTCGAGGGGGAGGGCCCGTTCGTCATGGAGGACTACACCGACCCCGCGTGGCGCGACCGGGTCGCCGCCGTCGCCGAGCGCATCGGCGTCCCGCTGCGCCGCGGCCTGCGCGCCCGCACGAGCACCGACAGCGTCATCACCAGCCGCGGCGGCTACCCGACCGCCACGATCGCCAGCGTCGACGACACCAAGGCGCTGTCGAACTACCACCTGATGAGCGACACCGCCGCGAACGTCGACTACGACACGGTCGCCGACGCGACCGCGCTCGCCGAGGCGCTCGTGCGCGACCTCGCCGCCGAGCGCCCCGCCGCCTGA
- a CDS encoding TetR/AcrR family transcriptional regulator → MGTEVKTRRARGERRREELLRAALRVIGERGVGQTTHRAVAEEAGVPPATTTYYFSSIDELLEEALLLFVREEVQRLRALAERLDGGVGTVDEIAALFAVELLGDDDAGDPMSRTQTTAQFELYLEATRRPALRTVARDCVQGYVDVAVAALRATGIADPERAGPSFLALIDGHALQGLASPDHAIGADDLRVALGALWAGWAALDAA, encoded by the coding sequence GTGGGGACGGAGGTCAAGACGCGGCGGGCCCGCGGGGAGCGCCGGCGTGAGGAGCTGCTGCGCGCGGCGCTGCGCGTGATCGGCGAGCGCGGCGTCGGCCAGACGACCCACCGCGCGGTCGCCGAGGAGGCCGGCGTCCCGCCCGCCACCACGACCTACTACTTCAGCTCGATCGACGAGCTGCTCGAGGAGGCGCTGCTGCTGTTCGTCCGCGAGGAGGTCCAGCGACTGCGCGCGCTGGCCGAGCGGCTGGACGGCGGGGTCGGGACGGTCGACGAGATCGCGGCGCTGTTCGCCGTCGAGCTGCTCGGCGACGACGACGCGGGCGACCCGATGTCGCGGACGCAGACGACCGCCCAGTTCGAGCTGTACCTCGAGGCGACGCGCCGCCCCGCGCTGCGCACGGTCGCCCGCGACTGCGTGCAGGGCTACGTCGACGTCGCCGTCGCGGCGCTGCGCGCCACCGGCATCGCGGACCCCGAGCGCGCCGGCCCCTCGTTCCTCGCCCTGATCGACGGGCACGCGCTGCAGGGCCTGGCCTCCCCCGACCACGCGATCGGGGCGGACGACCTGCGGGTCGCGCTCGGTGCGCTCTGGGCGGGCTGGGCCGCGCTCGACGCGGCCTGA
- the sigH gene encoding RNA polymerase sporulation sigma factor SigH yields the protein MARLSAATQGQVQVDDHYLIALAKQGDPLAYDRIVRRYHGFVRMKASSYFLAGGDSDDLIQEGLVGLYKAVRDYRSDRESSFRNFAELCITRQIITAVKTATRNKHSPLNQYVSFSQSPASATEGEPTLEEVIPGPTVNDPVNQVISSEELQALVSCLSSVLSELESRVLSLYLDGNSYEAIGERLGCDAKTVDNALQRVKRKVGTHLVSRNVMN from the coding sequence GTGGCACGTCTCTCCGCAGCAACTCAGGGTCAGGTCCAGGTCGACGACCACTACCTGATCGCCCTCGCCAAGCAGGGCGACCCGCTCGCCTACGACCGCATCGTGCGCCGCTACCACGGCTTCGTGCGGATGAAGGCCTCGTCGTACTTCCTCGCCGGTGGCGACAGCGACGACCTCATCCAGGAGGGCCTCGTCGGCCTCTACAAGGCCGTGCGCGACTACCGCTCCGACCGCGAGTCGAGCTTCCGCAACTTCGCCGAGCTCTGCATCACCCGCCAGATCATCACCGCGGTGAAGACCGCGACGCGCAACAAGCACAGCCCGCTGAACCAGTACGTCTCGTTCTCGCAGTCGCCGGCCAGCGCCACCGAGGGCGAGCCGACGCTCGAGGAGGTCATCCCGGGCCCGACCGTCAACGACCCGGTCAACCAGGTCATCAGCTCCGAGGAGCTGCAGGCGCTCGTCTCGTGCCTCTCCTCGGTCCTCAGCGAGCTCGAGTCGCGCGTGCTCTCGCTCTACCTCGACGGCAACAGCTACGAGGCGATCGGCGAGCGGCTCGGCTGCGACGCCAAGACCGTCGACAACGCGCTCCAGCGCGTGAAGCGCAAGGTCGGCACGCACCTCGTGTCGCGCAACGTCATGAACTAG
- the rlmB gene encoding 23S rRNA (guanosine(2251)-2'-O)-methyltransferase RlmB, whose amino-acid sequence MLYGRNAVHEALRARRRPVHQIWATQSTLRSEGWLQSRTVDVVDADELTRLAGTDAHQGVCARADGYPYADAAGFLAAEAPLIVALDEVQDVQNLGAIARTAECAGATGLVIPERRSAEVTPAAAKASAGAVEHLPVARVRNLADFLADAKAAGCWIYGAAGTAEAVPWTTPDYAGGIVLVMGAEGTGLRPRVADSCDALVALPLAGRISSLNVSAAAAALLYEIVRGRTTSA is encoded by the coding sequence ATCCTCTACGGCCGCAACGCGGTCCACGAGGCGCTGCGGGCGCGGCGCCGGCCCGTGCACCAGATCTGGGCGACGCAGTCGACGCTGCGCTCCGAGGGCTGGCTGCAGTCGCGGACGGTCGACGTCGTCGACGCCGACGAGCTGACCCGCCTGGCGGGCACCGACGCCCACCAGGGCGTCTGCGCGCGGGCCGACGGCTACCCCTACGCCGACGCCGCCGGCTTCCTGGCCGCCGAGGCACCGCTCATCGTCGCGCTCGACGAGGTGCAGGACGTCCAGAACCTCGGGGCGATCGCGCGCACCGCGGAGTGCGCCGGGGCGACCGGGCTCGTCATCCCCGAGCGGCGCTCCGCCGAGGTGACCCCGGCGGCGGCGAAGGCGAGCGCGGGCGCGGTCGAGCACCTGCCGGTGGCGCGCGTGCGGAACCTCGCGGACTTCCTCGCCGACGCCAAGGCGGCGGGCTGCTGGATCTACGGGGCGGCCGGCACGGCGGAGGCCGTGCCGTGGACGACCCCGGACTACGCGGGCGGGATCGTGCTCGTGATGGGCGCGGAGGGGACCGGCCTGCGCCCGCGGGTCGCGGACTCCTGCGACGCGCTCGTGGCGCTACCGCTGGCCGGCCGGATCTCGTCGCTGAACGTCAGCGCGGCCGCGGCGGCCCTGCTCTACGAGATCGTGCGGGGACGCACGACCTCCGCGTAG